The following coding sequences are from one Bacteroidota bacterium window:
- a CDS encoding T9SS type A sorting domain-containing protein has translation MKKIIFTLLSVGLFFANADAQYCGNSGASVCDSVVLTLPGFSPSRDSLPPLVNGLDSPTILYFKNYDKVANGAITVSSLRIDTIDNLPSGVCWSSNLSNNTFANQQNGCIKLSGIACAPPGQYKLRIIITLNGALTVDAESQGLKYFLRVKNDGDADIAVDTLQGAFFAYGGGPTGCNTAINEPTSSITTLRVTPNPMNTKTQVNFFSVKSGVMTERMTNMLGSEVYRKQIDVKTGNNVSQINRNDLSPGIYFYSIGDGKTNITKRIVISE, from the coding sequence ATGAAAAAGATAATTTTTACTCTTCTTTCTGTGGGTCTGTTCTTTGCCAATGCCGATGCGCAGTATTGTGGCAACTCCGGTGCGAGTGTCTGTGACTCAGTGGTGTTGACTTTACCCGGGTTCAGCCCTTCTAGGGACAGTTTGCCGCCGTTAGTTAACGGCTTAGATTCCCCGACCATTCTCTATTTTAAAAATTATGACAAAGTTGCCAACGGAGCTATCACGGTCAGCAGTCTTCGTATTGATACCATTGATAATCTTCCTTCGGGGGTATGTTGGTCTTCCAACTTATCTAACAACACATTTGCCAATCAGCAGAATGGATGTATCAAGTTATCAGGGATTGCATGCGCCCCTCCGGGACAGTATAAACTTAGAATTATCATCACCTTAAATGGCGCATTGACTGTGGATGCAGAAAGTCAAGGTCTAAAATATTTTCTTCGGGTGAAGAATGACGGAGATGCCGACATTGCAGTAGATACGCTTCAAGGAGCTTTCTTTGCTTATGGTGGAGGGCCTACCGGTTGCAATACGGCTATCAACGAACCAACGAGCTCTATCACCACTCTTCGTGTAACTCCCAATCCAATGAACACCAAAACGCAGGTCAACTTTTTTTCAGTTAAATCAGGCGTGATGACTGAACGGATGACTAATATGTTAGGAAGTGAAGTTTACAGAAAGCAGATTGATGTGAAGACCGGAAATAACGTTTCTCAAATCAACCGAAATGATCTCTCCCCGGGTATTTACTTCTACTCCATCGGCGATGGCAAAACCAATATAACTAAGCGGATCGTTATTTCTGAATAG
- a CDS encoding T9SS type A sorting domain-containing protein, translating to MKKTYSSLLMLLSLLVCGSLSAQYCGSSSSAECTPAGTMTQSGFMHPDSLACVVQGQAYDESIQFKMYDLFDVVGSQAQVDSIEFLKLDSLPCGLCWSTNKSNNRFSANEFGCIRIKGTSNDAAGQYKFNINLKAWINNTPTGIPVAANMVDDAGIKLFIRVKTPAGACNPVDTSSSAHNLSTNPTNCATGVNNLSETISSITLVPNPVNSKSVLSFTSLKGGNYTLRITDLTGKIMSQRAIETNAGSHQETILRNGLPAGIYFLSLSDGTSSVTKRFAVAE from the coding sequence ATGAAAAAAACTTACTCTTCTCTCCTAATGTTATTATCTCTTCTTGTTTGTGGATCTCTTTCGGCTCAATACTGCGGCAGTTCATCGTCGGCAGAATGTACCCCAGCAGGAACCATGACTCAGTCTGGCTTTATGCACCCAGATTCTTTAGCATGTGTTGTTCAAGGACAGGCTTATGATGAATCTATTCAATTTAAAATGTATGATCTGTTCGACGTTGTCGGAAGCCAAGCGCAGGTAGATAGTATTGAGTTTTTGAAGTTAGACAGCCTGCCATGCGGGCTTTGCTGGAGCACTAACAAATCGAACAACCGATTCAGCGCAAACGAATTTGGATGTATCCGTATTAAAGGAACCTCTAACGATGCTGCCGGGCAGTATAAATTCAATATCAATCTCAAGGCATGGATTAATAATACGCCTACTGGAATTCCTGTTGCTGCCAATATGGTAGATGATGCGGGGATAAAATTGTTTATCCGCGTAAAAACGCCTGCCGGTGCCTGCAACCCAGTAGATACTTCTTCGAGTGCGCACAACCTGAGTACTAATCCCACCAACTGCGCAACCGGAGTCAATAACCTATCTGAAACGATTTCTTCTATCACCTTGGTTCCCAACCCGGTCAACAGTAAATCTGTTCTTTCTTTTACCAGCCTCAAAGGTGGAAATTATACTTTGCGCATCACAGACCTGACCGGAAAAATCATGAGCCAAAGAGCTATTGAAACCAATGCAGGTTCACACCAAGAAACTATTCTCAGAAATGGACTTCCCGCAGGAATCTATTTTCTTTCTCTGTCTGACGGCACCAGCTCTGTCACAAAAAGATTTGCTGTAGCCGAATAA
- a CDS encoding GntR family transcriptional regulator has protein sequence MLHFGKYQVLQISRKTDNGFYLAETAGEGLLEEVLLPNKFITPDMKEGKELKVFVYKDSEDRPVATTQTPLAIAGEAAYLLVKEVNNVGAFLDWGLDKDLFLPFREQAEEVEQGRHYLVYVYFDFASKRVAATTNMNKFIKNREVDLLPNQEVDLLITYENEIGIRVIVNQMHWGILFKNEIFHPIVKGTHIKGFVKKIREDGKIDVALQKQGIVAAKEVKDILLQKLQEQKGILSLSDNSTPEEIHRQLGMSKKVYKKAVGMLYKEGRIELGDDFIKLKK, from the coding sequence ATGTTACATTTCGGAAAATATCAGGTATTACAAATTTCGCGGAAAACAGATAATGGATTTTATCTGGCAGAAACAGCAGGAGAGGGGCTTCTGGAAGAAGTTCTTTTACCCAACAAGTTCATAACTCCCGACATGAAGGAGGGCAAAGAACTAAAAGTTTTTGTTTATAAAGATTCGGAAGATAGGCCAGTGGCTACCACTCAAACCCCTTTGGCCATTGCTGGCGAAGCAGCTTACTTGCTCGTGAAAGAGGTGAATAATGTGGGGGCCTTTCTCGATTGGGGTCTTGATAAAGATTTATTCCTCCCTTTCCGCGAACAGGCTGAAGAGGTAGAGCAGGGCCGGCACTATTTGGTCTACGTTTATTTTGATTTTGCCTCCAAGCGGGTTGCGGCCACCACCAACATGAATAAGTTTATCAAAAACCGTGAGGTAGATTTGCTGCCAAATCAAGAGGTGGATTTGCTGATTACTTATGAAAATGAAATTGGCATTCGCGTAATTGTAAACCAAATGCACTGGGGCATCTTATTTAAGAATGAAATTTTCCACCCTATCGTAAAAGGGACGCACATCAAAGGCTTTGTTAAAAAGATTCGTGAGGATGGAAAGATTGATGTGGCTTTGCAGAAACAAGGTATCGTAGCGGCCAAAGAGGTGAAAGATATTCTTCTCCAAAAATTACAAGAACAAAAGGGAATACTATCGCTTAGCGACAATTCAACTCCTGAAGAGATTCACCGGCAGTTGGGCATGAGCAAGAAGGTATATAAGAAAGCGGTTGGGATGCTATATAAAGAAGGAAGAATAGAACTGGGAGATGATTTTATTAAGCTGAAGAAATAA
- a CDS encoding FTR1 family protein: MNSFKQAKRIFLFFCSLQMALPLFSQEQETSRILVHTLSYISHDYQFAVQDGQVINEIEYGEAKEFGAAAVKYFHEGAPFWKGADTLVIGALIYRLDSLIGKKAAFEVVSPIAVEARGLVLAASGLKISPAKYPSLENGKTIYKANCASCHGAEGHGDGKDGAQFNPKPSDFFNEERMKVLSPFFAFNTIRLGIPGTGMGAHEKLNDNEVWDVAFYVLSLRYEKYKGASFLQSEPVKALLDTTSLEKIATTIDEEFRKRFETDKSEEAEKMLAAIRLHQPETTQSSFINITLQYLDEAMALYEQGKPKEAAQRSVLAYLEGIEPIEIHLKSSDPALASLLEKQMQQVRKSFQQERPKAEVTATLEAAKKSILTAAEILKKKEYSFEIAFFMAMGILLREGLEAFLVIMVILSIIKAAKIKYASVWVHGGWIAAVLVGVLLWMGGGALLQYQMKNIELLEGSISLLAVGMLLYIGFWLHGKSEMDKWRDYVNRMVQSALKRGSLWGLAGLSFFVVFREVFESVLFLSALNIESGALKVRLLLWGFGLLL, from the coding sequence ATGAACTCATTCAAACAGGCAAAACGTATATTTCTGTTCTTCTGCTCACTTCAAATGGCGTTGCCTTTGTTTTCGCAGGAACAAGAAACATCGAGAATTTTGGTTCATACGCTCAGCTACATCAGCCATGATTACCAGTTTGCCGTTCAAGACGGTCAGGTGATTAACGAAATAGAATATGGCGAAGCCAAAGAGTTTGGCGCAGCAGCAGTGAAATATTTTCATGAGGGCGCTCCTTTTTGGAAAGGGGCGGACACGCTGGTTATTGGGGCTTTGATTTATAGGCTCGACAGCCTGATTGGAAAAAAGGCAGCTTTTGAAGTAGTCTCTCCTATCGCCGTTGAAGCCCGGGGCTTGGTTTTGGCCGCTTCCGGTTTAAAGATTAGCCCTGCCAAATATCCCAGTTTAGAAAATGGAAAAACCATTTACAAAGCCAACTGTGCCAGTTGTCACGGTGCTGAAGGGCACGGCGATGGAAAGGACGGGGCGCAGTTTAATCCTAAACCCAGTGATTTTTTTAATGAAGAAAGAATGAAGGTGCTGTCTCCCTTTTTCGCCTTCAATACTATCCGTTTGGGCATTCCGGGAACCGGCATGGGCGCTCACGAGAAACTGAATGACAATGAGGTATGGGATGTAGCTTTTTATGTTCTCTCCCTTCGGTATGAAAAATATAAGGGCGCTTCTTTCCTGCAATCAGAACCAGTGAAGGCCTTATTGGATACTACCTCTTTGGAGAAAATAGCCACAACTATTGATGAGGAATTTAGAAAACGTTTTGAAACTGACAAAAGCGAAGAAGCCGAAAAAATGTTGGCGGCTATTCGTTTGCATCAGCCCGAAACCACGCAAAGTAGTTTTATAAATATTACTCTGCAATATCTGGATGAGGCGATGGCTTTATACGAGCAGGGAAAACCTAAGGAGGCGGCACAGCGCTCGGTGTTGGCCTATTTGGAAGGTATAGAGCCGATAGAAATACATTTAAAATCGAGCGACCCCGCTTTGGCTTCGTTGCTGGAAAAACAAATGCAGCAGGTCCGAAAGTCCTTTCAGCAAGAGCGGCCCAAAGCAGAAGTGACCGCCACTTTAGAGGCCGCAAAGAAGAGCATCTTGACCGCCGCAGAAATTTTAAAGAAAAAGGAATATTCTTTTGAGATCGCTTTTTTTATGGCGATGGGTATTTTGCTTCGCGAAGGGTTAGAGGCTTTTCTTGTTATCATGGTCATTCTTTCCATCATCAAAGCCGCAAAAATAAAGTATGCCTCGGTTTGGGTTCATGGAGGATGGATAGCGGCAGTTTTGGTTGGGGTGTTGTTGTGGATGGGCGGTGGCGCTCTGCTGCAATATCAAATGAAAAACATAGAGCTGTTGGAAGGAAGTATTTCGCTTTTGGCAGTAGGGATGTTGCTCTATATCGGCTTTTGGCTACACGGAAAAAGCGAGATGGATAAGTGGCGAGACTATGTGAACCGGATGGTGCAAAGCGCGCTAAAGCGTGGAAGTTTATGGGGACTAGCCGGTCTTTCTTTCTTCGTCGTTTTTCGCGAAGTGTTTGAGTCGGTGTTGTTTCTCTCTGCACTGAATATAGAGTCGGGGGCGCTCAAAGTCAGGCTATTGCTATGGGGGTTTGGGTTGCTTTTATAA
- a CDS encoding collagen-like protein codes for MTNKVKQFLGAIALIIAGLVTQAQAPQLMNYQAIVRDASGLALAGNTTVSLRFQIHSDSATGPTVFQENGSSMTNQHGLITYSIGSNGNLAIVNWSNGSKYLQVWADPNGGSNYTDMGTTQLLSVPYALFAANSLSGPVGPTGVPGPTGAVGPTGPTGIGMTGSTGPTGPAGTGGGGSGILTYATGTTDASLSNTMIWANFMSTTFTPTAGTVLLTFSAAGDVVISAFPQQFVAFRCLINGVVVGGTQTIATDLDSDSMGNLKVASAWNVILNLPLSVNPNVPNTVSIEWYTEGFLASIVLNNCASQKDFSHRTLVITQL; via the coding sequence ATGACGAACAAAGTGAAACAGTTTCTAGGTGCCATAGCACTGATAATTGCCGGATTGGTTACTCAAGCTCAAGCGCCGCAATTGATGAATTATCAAGCTATAGTGCGCGATGCATCAGGATTGGCTCTGGCAGGTAACACAACCGTTTCGCTCCGGTTCCAGATTCATTCCGATTCGGCCACCGGGCCAACAGTTTTTCAGGAGAACGGTTCTTCGATGACCAATCAACATGGGTTGATTACGTATTCTATCGGATCTAATGGAAATCTGGCTATCGTAAATTGGAGCAACGGAAGCAAGTATCTTCAGGTTTGGGCGGATCCCAATGGAGGCAGTAATTATACGGATATGGGAACCACTCAATTATTAAGCGTGCCTTATGCCTTATTTGCGGCGAATAGTTTAAGCGGTCCGGTGGGCCCAACAGGCGTTCCGGGACCTACGGGGGCTGTAGGCCCAACCGGCCCAACAGGAATTGGCATGACCGGTAGCACCGGACCAACCGGACCTGCTGGTACAGGTGGAGGCGGTAGCGGTATATTGACGTATGCTACCGGAACAACAGATGCTTCGCTGAGCAATACCATGATCTGGGCCAACTTTATGAGTACCACTTTTACCCCTACGGCAGGTACAGTACTGCTTACCTTTTCGGCTGCTGGAGATGTTGTAATCAGTGCTTTTCCTCAGCAATTTGTAGCATTTCGCTGCTTGATAAATGGTGTGGTGGTAGGTGGAACACAGACCATTGCTACCGACTTGGATTCAGATTCTATGGGAAACCTAAAGGTTGCTTCCGCATGGAACGTTATTCTTAATTTGCCGCTGTCAGTAAATCCAAATGTACCTAATACCGTTTCTATTGAATGGTACACTGAAGGCTTCTTAGCCAGCATTGTACTTAATAATTGTGCTTCTCAAAAAGATTTCAGCCATCGAACCCTCGTGATCACTCAGTTATAG